The Pseudomonas sp. R4-35-07 genome contains a region encoding:
- a CDS encoding FUSC family protein: MIPLPAPLRWLHALEWRRGFFDWARSDGVTWVYIFKVLLAAFLTLWLAMRLELSQPRTAMITVFIVMQPQSGQVFAKSFYRFLGTLAGSAVMVLLIALFAQNTELFLGALAIWVGICTAGATRNRNFRAYGFVLAGYTAAMVGLPALAHPDGAFMAAVWRVLEISLGILCSTLVSAAILPQTSSAAMRNALYQRFGVFALFVTDGLRGRSQREGFESTNVRFIAEAVGLEGLRSVTVFEDPHMRRRNGRLNRLNSEFMSITTRFNALHQLLARLRADAADHVVAAIKPGLQDLAEVLDGFSGQALTSPDAARLVNLLSVYKDSLPAKVRSLRAGFQQSAPTEAEQLDFHTAYELLYRFVDDLHNYAQTHASLAEHRHAREDWDQAYTPKTNWLACAAAGIRASFILVVLGSYWVATAWPSGATMTLIAAATVGLSAATPNPKRMAFQMACGTLIGALVGFVEMFFVFPLIDGFALLCVMLAPVIIFGAFLASRPQYAGVGVGLLIFFSTGSVPDNLTLYNPYSFINDYIAMVIGMLVCAAAGAIILPPNSRWLWRRLEQDLREQVVYAISGKLKGLASSFESRTRDLLHQAYGLAAGQPQVQRELLRWMFVVLEVGHAIIELRKEQAILPVHPAYAESQPWRQAIRVMGRSLVRLFLQPSASNLERGLIAVDHAISRVQATDEPFAPHFDTSALRRVKSYLHFIRTSLLDPQSPLATLKGTTQGAMNAS; the protein is encoded by the coding sequence ATGATTCCTTTGCCTGCACCCCTGCGCTGGCTGCACGCCCTTGAGTGGCGCCGTGGTTTTTTCGACTGGGCGCGCAGCGATGGCGTGACCTGGGTGTATATCTTCAAGGTGCTGCTCGCTGCGTTCCTCACGCTGTGGCTGGCGATGCGCCTGGAACTGTCGCAGCCGCGCACCGCGATGATCACGGTGTTTATCGTGATGCAACCGCAGAGCGGCCAGGTGTTCGCCAAGAGTTTTTACCGCTTTCTCGGCACCCTGGCCGGTTCGGCGGTGATGGTGTTGCTGATCGCGTTGTTTGCGCAGAACACCGAACTATTCCTCGGCGCCCTGGCCATTTGGGTGGGTATCTGCACCGCCGGTGCCACGCGTAACCGTAACTTTCGCGCCTACGGATTCGTGCTTGCCGGCTACACGGCGGCGATGGTCGGCTTGCCGGCGCTGGCCCACCCGGACGGCGCCTTTATGGCGGCGGTGTGGCGCGTGCTGGAAATTTCCCTGGGCATTCTCTGCTCGACGCTGGTCAGCGCCGCGATCCTGCCGCAGACCTCCAGCGCGGCGATGCGCAATGCGCTGTATCAACGCTTTGGCGTGTTCGCATTGTTCGTCACCGACGGTCTGCGCGGTCGCAGTCAGCGTGAAGGCTTTGAAAGCACCAATGTGCGCTTTATCGCCGAGGCGGTGGGCTTGGAGGGCTTGCGCAGCGTTACGGTGTTCGAAGACCCGCACATGCGCCGGCGCAACGGCCGCCTCAATCGCCTCAACAGCGAGTTCATGAGCATCACCACGCGCTTCAACGCCTTGCATCAGTTGCTGGCGCGGTTGCGCGCCGACGCAGCCGATCACGTGGTCGCGGCGATCAAGCCCGGCCTGCAGGACCTGGCTGAAGTGCTCGACGGGTTTTCCGGCCAGGCGCTGACCAGCCCCGACGCGGCGCGGTTGGTCAACTTGCTCAGTGTCTATAAGGACAGCTTGCCTGCCAAGGTGCGCAGCCTGCGCGCCGGCTTCCAGCAAAGCGCCCCCACCGAAGCCGAACAGCTGGATTTTCATACCGCCTACGAGCTGCTGTACCGCTTCGTCGACGACCTGCACAACTATGCGCAAACCCATGCGTCCCTGGCCGAACACCGCCACGCGCGGGAAGACTGGGACCAGGCCTATACGCCGAAGACCAACTGGCTGGCCTGCGCCGCCGCCGGGATACGCGCCTCGTTCATCCTGGTCGTCCTCGGCAGTTATTGGGTAGCCACGGCCTGGCCCAGCGGCGCCACTATGACCTTGATCGCGGCCGCCACCGTTGGCCTGTCCGCCGCCACGCCCAACCCCAAGCGCATGGCTTTCCAGATGGCCTGCGGCACCTTGATTGGTGCGCTGGTGGGCTTCGTCGAAATGTTCTTCGTGTTTCCCTTGATCGATGGCTTCGCGCTGCTGTGCGTGATGCTGGCGCCGGTGATCATTTTCGGCGCCTTTCTCGCCTCACGCCCGCAGTACGCCGGGGTCGGCGTGGGCTTGCTGATCTTCTTCAGCACCGGCTCGGTGCCGGATAACCTGACGCTCTACAACCCTTACAGCTTTATCAACGACTACATCGCCATGGTCATCGGCATGCTGGTGTGCGCTGCGGCCGGGGCAATCATCCTGCCGCCCAATAGCCGCTGGCTGTGGCGTCGCCTCGAGCAAGACCTGCGCGAGCAAGTGGTGTACGCGATCAGCGGCAAGCTCAAGGGCCTGGCGTCGAGTTTCGAAAGCCGCACCCGTGACCTGCTGCACCAGGCCTATGGCCTCGCCGCCGGCCAGCCGCAGGTGCAACGCGAGCTGCTGCGCTGGATGTTCGTGGTGCTGGAGGTCGGCCACGCGATCATCGAACTGCGCAAGGAACAGGCGATCCTGCCGGTGCACCCGGCGTACGCCGAATCCCAGCCCTGGCGCCAGGCGATCCGTGTGATGGGGCGCTCGCTGGTGCGGCTGTTCCTGCAGCCCAGCGCCAGCAACCTGGAGCGCGGGCTGATCGCCGTCGACCATGCGATCAGCCGCGTGCAGGCCACCGATGAACCCTTCGCGCCGCACTTCGACACCTCGGCCCTGCGCCGCGTGAAAAGCTACCTGCACTTTATCCGCACCTCGTTGCTCGACCCGCAATCGCCGTTGGCGACTCTAAAAGGCACCACGCAAGGAGCCATGAATGCCTCGTGA
- a CDS encoding DUF1656 domain-containing protein → MPREIAFHGLYMPSMTLMFLIAAVLAWALDRFLAGFDLYRFFWHPALLRLSLFVCLFGALALSVYR, encoded by the coding sequence ATGCCTCGTGAAATCGCCTTCCACGGCCTCTACATGCCGAGCATGACCTTGATGTTCCTGATCGCGGCTGTGCTGGCCTGGGCCCTGGACCGTTTCCTGGCCGGGTTCGACCTGTACCGGTTTTTCTGGCACCCGGCGTTGCTGCGCCTGAGCCTGTTCGTTTGCCTGTTCGGCGCCCTGGCGCTGAGCGTCTACCGTTGA
- a CDS encoding HlyD family secretion protein, which produces MKKFFSLLATLLVLALAIWIGRTLWVHYMETPWTRDGRVRADIINVAADVTGEVVDVPVRDNQLVKKGDLLMQIDPEHYRIAVKQAQSLVASRKATWEMRKLNAHRRADLDALVISRENRDDASNIADSALADYQHALAQLEAAELNLKRTHVVAAVDGYVTNLNVHRGDYARIGEAKMAVVDMNSFWVYGFFEETKLPHVKVGDTADLQLMSGETLKGHVESISRGIYDRDNPESRELIADVNPTFNWVRLAQRVPVRIHIDEVPEGVLLAAGITCTVIVNQAQN; this is translated from the coding sequence ATGAAAAAGTTTTTCAGCCTGCTCGCGACCCTGCTGGTGCTGGCGTTGGCGATCTGGATTGGCCGCACGTTGTGGGTGCATTACATGGAAACGCCGTGGACCCGCGACGGCCGCGTGCGGGCCGATATCATCAACGTCGCTGCCGACGTTACCGGCGAAGTGGTGGACGTGCCGGTACGCGACAACCAGTTGGTAAAAAAAGGCGACCTGCTGATGCAGATCGACCCCGAGCACTACCGCATCGCGGTCAAGCAAGCGCAGTCGCTGGTGGCGTCGCGCAAAGCCACCTGGGAAATGCGCAAGCTCAACGCCCATCGCCGCGCCGACCTCGACGCCCTGGTGATCTCCCGGGAAAACCGCGACGACGCCAGCAACATTGCCGATTCGGCCCTGGCTGATTACCAGCACGCGCTGGCGCAACTGGAAGCGGCTGAACTCAATTTGAAACGCACCCACGTCGTGGCGGCGGTGGACGGCTATGTCACCAACCTCAACGTGCACCGCGGCGACTATGCGCGCATCGGTGAGGCGAAGATGGCCGTGGTGGATATGAACTCGTTCTGGGTTTATGGCTTCTTCGAAGAAACCAAGCTGCCCCACGTGAAGGTCGGCGACACAGCCGACCTGCAGTTAATGAGTGGCGAAACGCTCAAGGGCCATGTGGAAAGCATCTCCCGAGGTATCTACGACCGCGACAACCCCGAGAGCCGCGAGCTGATCGCCGATGTGAACCCTACGTTCAACTGGGTGAGGCTGGCCCAGCGCGTGCCGGTGCGGATTCACATTGATGAAGTGCCGGAAGGCGTGCTGCTGGCGGCGGGCATCACCTGCACCGTGATCGTCAACCAGGCGCAAAACTAA
- a CDS encoding DUF4440 domain-containing protein — MIDYSDFFEEVIQTHVEIEQWFAGVAPEGTLQSLLARFSPEFSMVAPATGTRVNAAGVNALFTRLGGMRPGLKITLSEMTGIDRHARGATVTYREHQVDDSGTRTDRRATVVFEKQASGALLWRHLHETFIKA; from the coding sequence ATGATCGACTACAGCGACTTTTTCGAAGAAGTGATCCAGACCCACGTCGAAATCGAGCAATGGTTTGCCGGCGTCGCGCCCGAAGGTACCCTGCAGAGTCTGCTCGCGCGCTTCTCCCCCGAATTCAGCATGGTCGCACCTGCCACTGGCACGCGCGTCAACGCAGCCGGGGTGAATGCTCTGTTCACTCGGCTGGGCGGCATGCGCCCAGGTTTGAAAATCACCTTGAGTGAAATGACCGGGATTGACCGGCATGCACGCGGTGCCACGGTGACTTATCGCGAACATCAGGTGGATGACAGCGGTACGCGGACGGATCGACGGGCGACGGTGGTGTTCGAGAAGCAGGCCAGTGGTGCGCTGTTGTGGCGCCATCTGCATGAAACCTTTATCAAGGCCTGA
- a CDS encoding SDR family oxidoreductase, with amino-acid sequence MPNVLITGCSSGIGRALADAFKAAGYAVWASARRTDDVAALAAAGFNAVQLDVNDPGALQRLAEQLSELDVLVNNAGYGAMGPLLDGGTEAMQRQFETNVFSIVGVTQALFPALRRGRGLVINIGSVSGVLVTPFAGAYCASKAAVHALSDALRMELAPFGVRVMEVQPGAIDTHFAKTAGAQAELLIKEQSPWWPLREGIRARSQASQDKPTSVSKFAADVLKAVQQTRPPRLLRSGNGSRALPLMAALLPKGLLETVLKKRFGLNGSL; translated from the coding sequence ATGCCCAACGTACTGATCACCGGTTGCTCCAGCGGCATCGGCCGCGCCCTGGCCGATGCCTTCAAGGCCGCAGGCTACGCGGTGTGGGCCAGCGCCCGCCGCACAGACGATGTCGCCGCCCTAGCCGCCGCCGGCTTCAACGCTGTGCAGCTGGACGTCAACGACCCTGGCGCCTTGCAGCGCCTGGCCGAACAACTGAGCGAGCTCGATGTGCTGGTTAACAACGCCGGCTACGGCGCCATGGGCCCGCTGCTCGATGGCGGCACCGAGGCGATGCAACGCCAGTTCGAGACCAACGTGTTTTCCATCGTCGGCGTGACGCAGGCGCTGTTTCCCGCCCTGCGGCGCGGCAGAGGCCTGGTCATCAATATCGGCAGCGTCTCCGGCGTGCTGGTCACACCCTTCGCCGGGGCCTACTGCGCGTCGAAAGCCGCCGTACATGCCCTGAGCGACGCCTTGCGCATGGAGCTGGCGCCGTTTGGCGTGCGCGTCATGGAGGTTCAACCCGGTGCGATTGATACACACTTTGCAAAGACTGCCGGAGCCCAGGCCGAGCTGTTGATCAAAGAACAGTCGCCGTGGTGGCCGTTGCGTGAAGGCATTCGTGCGCGCTCCCAGGCCTCGCAGGACAAGCCGACTTCGGTCAGCAAGTTTGCGGCGGATGTGCTCAAGGCCGTGCAACAAACCCGGCCACCGCGCCTGTTGCGCTCGGGCAATGGCAGTCGAGCGTTGCCGTTGATGGCAGCCCTGCTGCCCAAAGGATTATTGGAAACCGTGTTGAAAAAACGCTTTGGTTTGAATGGGAGTTTATAA
- a CDS encoding multidrug transporter gives MFFGVLLIITWLVLLLRYPAKALPVSLAAAVGLGLVAVWVVWLDNREAAQLARLELRVSYAAQECPADRPLKLTLNNGNDVPLTELRWRIAAYAPGDTVNLADNVYAAPRYRGPGELQAGATWDDCLPVPPLRPGYRPQTLEFRAEHLQGSFSD, from the coding sequence ATGTTCTTTGGTGTGTTGCTGATCATCACCTGGCTGGTCCTGCTGCTGCGCTATCCGGCCAAGGCCCTGCCGGTGTCGCTGGCCGCTGCCGTCGGCCTGGGTTTGGTGGCAGTCTGGGTGGTCTGGCTCGACAACCGCGAAGCGGCGCAACTGGCCCGCCTGGAACTGCGCGTCAGCTACGCTGCGCAGGAATGCCCTGCCGACCGCCCATTGAAGCTGACGCTGAACAACGGCAACGATGTACCGCTGACCGAACTGCGCTGGCGTATCGCCGCCTACGCACCCGGCGACACCGTAAACCTGGCCGACAACGTGTACGCGGCCCCGCGCTATCGCGGCCCCGGCGAGCTGCAGGCCGGCGCCACCTGGGACGACTGCCTGCCCGTCCCGCCGTTACGCCCCGGCTACCGCCCACAAACCCTGGAATTTCGTGCCGAGCACCTGCAAGGCAGTTTCTCGGACTAG